One window of the Benincasa hispida cultivar B227 chromosome 3, ASM972705v1, whole genome shotgun sequence genome contains the following:
- the LOC120072988 gene encoding pyruvate decarboxylase 1-like isoform X1 — translation MAKNFGKGFPTEDCSTVSMATDPSTMGQYLARRLVQIGVSDIFSVPGISNLAIFDYFMAEKGLNLVGCCSELNAGYGADGYARCRGVGTCAVTFTVGSLSLINAIAGAYSEDLPVICIVGGPNSNDYGSKKILHHTIGLPDFNQEFRCFQNVTCYQAVIDNLEDARWQIDRAISKCLEESKPVYISICCNLVAIPHPSFSFSAQPLIPLSLSPKQSNQLGLEMAVKKASDLLNTVIKPVMIGGKKLRLAKAQAAFLELADACGYAVAVTPSAKGMFPENHPHFIGTYWGIVSTAFCGETVEIADASLFIGATLDELETVDYSLTYKKNKAIIVEPDRVMFPNGSSFGLILMKDFLQALTKRLKPNLTAYENYHRIYVPESSPPQSELGEALRVNVLFKHIQKMLTNNMTVISETGDSWFHCQKLKLPKSCGYEVQLLYASIGWSLGATLGYAQAAPNERVVLCIGDGSFQVQTEEELVNAIETAMGDKSNCLCFIEAIVHRDDTSKELLQLGNKLAAIASRPPKPVL, via the exons atgGCGAAAAACTTCGGAAAGGGCTTCCCAACTGAAGATTGTTCTACGGTATCAATGGCTACTGACCCATCTACGATGGGCCAATACCTAGCCCGTCGGCTCGTACAAATTGGTGTCTCCGATATCTTTTCGGTTCCAGGAATTTCGAATCTGGCTATATTCGATTACTTTATGGCCGAAAAAGGATTGAACCTTGTAGGGTGTTGTAGCGAGCTCAATGCTGGCTATGGGGCTGATGGATACGCCAGGTGCCGTGGTGTTGGAACCTGCGCTGTGACCTTCACGGTTGGTAGTCTTAGTCTCATCAATGCCATTGCCGGTGCTTACTCTGAGGATCTTCCTGTGATTTGCATTGTGGGTGGACCAAATTCAAATGATTATGGGAGTAAGAAGATTCTCCATCATACCATTGGATTGCCGGATTTCAATCAAGAATTCCGTTGCTTCCAAAATGTCACATGTTATCAg GCTGTTATCGATAATTTGGAAGATGCACGGTGGCAAATAGATAGAGCAATATCCAAATGTTTGGAAGAAAGTAAACCAGTTTACATTAGCATTTGTTGCAATTTGGTGGCCATTCCTCatccttctttctctttctctgcCCAACCACTCATCCCACTCTCCCTTTCTCCCAA GCAAAGTAATCAATTGGGTTTGGAGATGGCAGTGAAAAAAGCATCTGATCTTCTAAATACAGTCATTAAGCCTGTAATGATTGGTGGAAAGAAGCTACGACTTGCCAAAGCACAAGCTGCATTTCTAGAGCTAGCCGACGCTTGTGGCTACGCGGTTGCCGTTACACCATCGGCAAAAGGCATGTTTCCGGAGAACCACCCTCATTTCATTGGAACTTACTGGGGAATAGTCAGCACTGCCTTTTGCGGGGAGACGGTAGAAATAGCCGATGCCTCACTTTTCATAGGAGCCACTTTAGACGAATTGGAAACTGTTGACTACTCTCTGACCTACAAAAAGAATAAAGCCATTATCGTTGAACCAGACCGCGTCATGTTTCCAAATGGATCGAGTTTTGGGCTAATTTTAATGAAGGACTTTCTTCAAGCTCTAACTAAGCGGCTCAAACCCAATTTAACGGCTTATGAGAATTATCACCGAATTTATGTACCCGAGTCGAGTCCACCGCAATCGGAGTTGGGCGAGGCATTGCGGGTCAATGTTCttttcaaacatattcaaaAAATGTTGACCAATAATATGACTGTGATATCTGAGACGGGTGACTCTTGGTTTCATTGTCAAAAACTTAAACTACCAAAATCATGCGG GTATGAAGTACAATTACTATATGCATCAATTGGATGGTCTTTAGGGGCAACTCTTGGATATGCACAAGCCGCACCAAATGAACGAGTAGTTCTATGTATTGGTGATGGAAGTTTCCAG GTTCAAACAGAAGAAGAGTTGGTAAATGCAATTGAGACAGCAATGGGAGATAAAAGTAATTGTTTGTGCTTCATAGAAGCTATCGTTCATAGAGATGATACTAGTAAGGAATTACTTCAATTGGGAAATAAGCTAGCTGCCATTGCTAGTCGTCCTCCCAAACCAGttttatga
- the LOC120072988 gene encoding pyruvate decarboxylase 1-like isoform X2, with protein sequence MAKNFGKGFPTEDCSTVSMATDPSTMGQYLARRLVQIGVSDIFSVPGISNLAIFDYFMAEKGLNLVGCCSELNAGYGADGYARCRGVGTCAVTFTVGSLSLINAIAGAYSEDLPVICIVGGPNSNDYGSKKILHHTIGLPDFNQEFRCFQNVTCYQAVIDNLEDARWQIDRAISKCLEESKPVYISICCNLVAIPHPSFSFSAQPLIPLSLSPKQSNQLGLEMAVKKASDLLNTVIKPVMIGGKKLRLAKAQAAFLELADACGYAVAVTPSAKGMFPENHPHFIGTYWGIVSTAFCGETVEIADASLFIGATLDELETVDYSLTYKKNKAIIVEPDRVMFPNGSSFGLILMKDFLQALTKRLKPNLTAYENYHRIYVPESSPPQSELGEALRVNVLFKHIQKMLTNNMTVISETGDSWFHCQKLKLPKSCGYEVQLLYASIGWSLGATLGYAQAAPNERVVLCIGDGSFQMAPQDVSTMLRLKQRNIIFLINNGGYTIEVELHDGPYNIIKNWDYTALVNALHNHEGNCWTTKVQTEEELVNAIETAMGDKSNCLCFIEAIVHRDDTSKELLQLGNKLAAIASRPPKPVL encoded by the exons atgGCGAAAAACTTCGGAAAGGGCTTCCCAACTGAAGATTGTTCTACGGTATCAATGGCTACTGACCCATCTACGATGGGCCAATACCTAGCCCGTCGGCTCGTACAAATTGGTGTCTCCGATATCTTTTCGGTTCCAGGAATTTCGAATCTGGCTATATTCGATTACTTTATGGCCGAAAAAGGATTGAACCTTGTAGGGTGTTGTAGCGAGCTCAATGCTGGCTATGGGGCTGATGGATACGCCAGGTGCCGTGGTGTTGGAACCTGCGCTGTGACCTTCACGGTTGGTAGTCTTAGTCTCATCAATGCCATTGCCGGTGCTTACTCTGAGGATCTTCCTGTGATTTGCATTGTGGGTGGACCAAATTCAAATGATTATGGGAGTAAGAAGATTCTCCATCATACCATTGGATTGCCGGATTTCAATCAAGAATTCCGTTGCTTCCAAAATGTCACATGTTATCAg GCTGTTATCGATAATTTGGAAGATGCACGGTGGCAAATAGATAGAGCAATATCCAAATGTTTGGAAGAAAGTAAACCAGTTTACATTAGCATTTGTTGCAATTTGGTGGCCATTCCTCatccttctttctctttctctgcCCAACCACTCATCCCACTCTCCCTTTCTCCCAA GCAAAGTAATCAATTGGGTTTGGAGATGGCAGTGAAAAAAGCATCTGATCTTCTAAATACAGTCATTAAGCCTGTAATGATTGGTGGAAAGAAGCTACGACTTGCCAAAGCACAAGCTGCATTTCTAGAGCTAGCCGACGCTTGTGGCTACGCGGTTGCCGTTACACCATCGGCAAAAGGCATGTTTCCGGAGAACCACCCTCATTTCATTGGAACTTACTGGGGAATAGTCAGCACTGCCTTTTGCGGGGAGACGGTAGAAATAGCCGATGCCTCACTTTTCATAGGAGCCACTTTAGACGAATTGGAAACTGTTGACTACTCTCTGACCTACAAAAAGAATAAAGCCATTATCGTTGAACCAGACCGCGTCATGTTTCCAAATGGATCGAGTTTTGGGCTAATTTTAATGAAGGACTTTCTTCAAGCTCTAACTAAGCGGCTCAAACCCAATTTAACGGCTTATGAGAATTATCACCGAATTTATGTACCCGAGTCGAGTCCACCGCAATCGGAGTTGGGCGAGGCATTGCGGGTCAATGTTCttttcaaacatattcaaaAAATGTTGACCAATAATATGACTGTGATATCTGAGACGGGTGACTCTTGGTTTCATTGTCAAAAACTTAAACTACCAAAATCATGCGG GTATGAAGTACAATTACTATATGCATCAATTGGATGGTCTTTAGGGGCAACTCTTGGATATGCACAAGCCGCACCAAATGAACGAGTAGTTCTATGTATTGGTGATGGAAGTTTCCAG ATGGCTCCTCAAGATGTGTCAACAATGTTAAGATTGAAGCAAAGGAATATTATATTTTTGATAAATAATGGTGGATACACAATTGAAGTAGAACTTCATGATGGCCCTTATAATATCATAAAAAATTGGGACTATACAGCTCTAGTCAATGCCTTGCACAATCATGAAGGCAATTGTTGGACCACTA AGGTTCAAACAGAAGAAGAGTTGGTAAATGCAATTGAGACAGCAATGGGAGATAAAAGTAATTGTTTGTGCTTCATAGAAGCTATCGTTCATAGAGATGATACTAGTAAGGAATTACTTCAATTGGGAAATAAGCTAGCTGCCATTGCTAGTCGTCCTCCCAAACCAGttttatga